TCCGCACACCGGCACCGCCGGCGCCCCGCCCGCCGACGTCGACCTGTTGGTGACCGTGCGCGCCGACAGCCTGCGCCACCACGCCGGGCAGGCGGCGTTCCCCGGGGGCGCCACCGACGCCGAGGATTCCGGCCCGGTGGCGACCGCGCTGCGCGAGGCGCGCGAGGAGACCGGCGTCGACCCGCAACGGCTGCGCCCGCTGGCCACCGTGGAGCGTCTCTACATCGCGCCGTCGGGATTCCACGTCGTGCCGGTGCTGGCGTACTCCCCGGACCCCGGGCCGGTCAGCGTCGTCGACACCGCCGAGACCGCGATCGTGTCGCGGGTGCCGCTGAGCGCGTTCCTCAACCCGCAGAACCGCCTGATGGTCTACCGTGATGCGCGCACCCGCCGCTGGGCCGGGCCGGCGTTCCTGCTCAACGAGATGCTGGTCTGGGGCTTCACCGGGCAGGTGATCTCGGCGATGCTCGACGTCGCCGGGTGGGCGCGACCGTGGGACACCACCGATGTGCGCGCCCTGGACGAGGCGATGACGTTGGTGGGCGAGGGGCGAGGAAGACGGTGACCCGATGAGTTCGTCGCAGTGGCTCGATATCGCGATCGTGGCGATCGCGTTCATC
This sequence is a window from Mycolicibacillus parakoreensis. Protein-coding genes within it:
- a CDS encoding NUDIX hydrolase, with translation MSVSAGDGADARGAVAISPEASPPWLRPLVDNLHRVPAAFRSRLPADALAWMAAAGARARVSGASRDAAVLMLFSGPHTGTAGAPPADVDLLVTVRADSLRHHAGQAAFPGGATDAEDSGPVATALREAREETGVDPQRLRPLATVERLYIAPSGFHVVPVLAYSPDPGPVSVVDTAETAIVSRVPLSAFLNPQNRLMVYRDARTRRWAGPAFLLNEMLVWGFTGQVISAMLDVAGWARPWDTTDVRALDEAMTLVGEGRGRR